One part of the Hydra vulgaris chromosome 01, alternate assembly HydraT2T_AEP genome encodes these proteins:
- the LOC136074276 gene encoding piggyBac transposable element-derived protein 3-like, giving the protein MFWKDTLFTLLAEQTNLYSVQISSKSVNVTETELKQFIAIQMYMSIFKLPAYYMYWSTETRYPKIADLMSLSRYKKIREFLHAADNSRLNDPVNKHNKIYKIVPVLDHVRQNCLSIEPETGHSIDEQIIPAKTRYSGIRQYNPKKPVKWGFKNFVRSGISGIIYDFFLYTGAAAIGSEKCNGSYVVKRLIESLPKNQNFKLCFDNWFCSLDLCLHLNILGILTTATIRNDRMQGCCLPTESEMRKKGRGSHAYKCDINSGIIITRCYDNKCVNLCSTYCDPDSISDVKRWNRTEKNFVNINCPLVVKEYNQCMGGVDLCDMLISLYRTNIKTKRWYIKILFHCIDICKVNGWLIYRRHCNQLNIAKKKQLTLLQFTTQIASSLSYAEKPLVAVGRQSKRKLCKDVTPQKRKNSIPLPNKDIQLDCLNHWPEHREKKLNCRLCKVGTAEFFAKNATFVYV; this is encoded by the coding sequence ATGTTTTGGAAAGATACTTTGTTTACCTTACTTGCTGAACAAACAAATCTTTACAGTGTTCAAATATCTTCTAAATCTGTTAATGTAACAGAAACTGAATTGAAGCAGTTTATTGCAATACAAATGTACATGTCTATTTTCAAATTGCCAGCATATTATATGTATTGGTCAACGGAGACGCGATATCCTAAAATAGCTGATCTCATGTCTTTGTctcgatataaaaaaataagagaatTTTTACATGCAGCTGATAACTCAAGACTTAATGATCCAGttaataaacataacaaaatttataaaattgtaccTGTACTAGATCATGTTCGTCAAAATTGTCTTTCTATAGAACCAGAAACTGGGCACTCTATTGACGAGCAAATAATTCCAGCTAAAACTCGTTATAGTGGAATAAGGCAATACAATCCTAAAAAACCAGTGAAGTGGGGTTTCAAAAACTTTGTTCGTAGTGGAATTTCAGGAATTATATATGACTTTTTCTTATATACTGGTGCTGCAGCAATTGGCTCTGAAAAATGTAACGGCTCATATGTTGTGAAACGATTAATAGAATCCTtaccaaaaaatcaaaactttaagCTCTGCTTTGATAATTGGTTTTGCAGTCTTGatttatgtttacatttgaACATATTAGGCATTCTTACAACAGCAACAATTAGAAATGATAGAATGCAAGGGTGTTGTTTACCAACTGAAAGTGAAATGAGAAAAAAAGGAAGAGGAAGCCATGCATACAAATGTGATATTAATTCAGGAATAATAATCACCAGATGTTACGATAATAAATGTGTCAATTTATGCTCAACATATTGTGATCCAGATTCAATATCAGATGTTAAAAGATGGAATCGCACTGAAAAAAACTTTGTCAACATAAACTGTCCATTAGTAGTAAAAGAATATAACCAATGCATGGGAGGTGTAGATTTATGTGACATGTTAATTTCACTTTATCGCACTAATATTAAAACCAAGCGGTGGtacattaaaatattgtttcacTGCATTGACATTTGTAAAGTTAATGGTTGGTTGATTTACAGGCGTCATTGCAATCAAttaaatattgctaaaaaaaaacagctgaCATTACTTCAGTTTACAACACAAATTGCATCTAGCTTGTCTTATGCAGAGAAACCCCTAGTGGCAGTTGGCAGGCAATCTAAAAGAAAATTGTGTAAGGATGTGACACCACAAAAGCGAAAGAATTCAATTCCTTTACCAAATAAAGATATTCAGCTTGATTGTTTAAATCATTGGCCTGAACATCGTGAGAAAAAACTTAATTGTCGCCTATGTAAGGTTGGAACAGCagaattttttgcaaaaaatgcaacatttgtttatgtttaa